In Juglans microcarpa x Juglans regia isolate MS1-56 chromosome 8D, Jm3101_v1.0, whole genome shotgun sequence, the following are encoded in one genomic region:
- the LOC121242918 gene encoding LOW QUALITY PROTEIN: G-type lectin S-receptor-like serine/threonine-protein kinase At1g34300 (The sequence of the model RefSeq protein was modified relative to this genomic sequence to represent the inferred CDS: inserted 1 base in 1 codon): MTHLGIQPRFLLLFLLHISLLFAAEEAAAAGTISPGSTLYASNTNEIWSSPSSAFSLGFLPLGPSFIAAIFYSGGVPIWTAGSTPVDSGASFQFLPTGTLRLLNGSNHIVWDSATTGRNVSSASLDDSGKLALFRTGTVSVWSSFEHPTDTIVPSQNFTTAMSLRSGSYTLRLLSSGNLTLSWNGSIKYYNQGLNSSYNANITSPSLGIQSIGIVSIYDPRLPDGAIFAYSNDYAENRDTLRFLRLDDDGNLRIYSSDRGSGTRVVRWAAVEDQCQVFGFCGNMGICSYNDTNPICECPSQNFEPVDPKDSRQGCKRKVETADCPGNATMLDMEHTVFLTYPPETESQIFFVGIAACRSNCLVNPSCDASTSLSDGTGLCYYKTPVFISGYQSPAVPSTSYVKVCSPVDPNPSPSAQVVGESSGWRMHPWVVATVVIGTIFGLIALEGSLWWWCCRNSPKFGGFSAQYALLEYASGAPVQFTFKELQRSTKGFKEKLGAGGFGAVYRGILANRTVVAVKQLEGIEQGEKQFRMEVATISSTHHLNLVRLIGFCSEGRHRLLVYEFMKNGSLDSFLFMSEDQSVKLLNWESRFNIALGTAKGITYLHEECRDCIVHCDIKPENILMDENYTAKVSDFGLAKLVNPKDHRYRTLTSIRGTRGYLAPEWLANLPITSKSDIYSYGMVLLEIVSGRRNFEVSAETNRKKFSVWAYEEFEKGNVNGILDGRLADQEIDMTQVVRAIKVSFWCIQEQPSQRPMMGKVVQMLEGITEIERPPXPNSMTEGPVNVTSINVSSNTSAFSTTAGSALAPSSSSSFQNTGVSLYAPGRNVERASSSLLRSNSD; encoded by the exons ATGACCCACCTTGGAATCCAACCCAGATTCCTCTTGCTTTTCCTCCTCCACATCAGTTTGCTATTTGCAGCAGAAGAAGCGGCGGCGGCAGGTACAATCTCACCTGGGTCAACTCTTTACGCCTCCAACACAAACGAGATATGGTCCTCCCCAAGCTCCGCCTTTTCCCTCGGCTTCCTTCCACTTGGCCCCTCCTTCATCGCCGCCATCTTCTACTCCGGCGGTGTCCCCATCTGGACCGCTGGCTCCACCCCCGTCGACTCTGGAGCTTCCTTCCAGTTCCTCCCCACCGGCACCCTCCGTCTCCTCAACGGCTCCAACCATATCGTCTGGGACTCCGCCACCACCGGCCGTAACGTCTCCTCCGCCTCCCTCGACGACTCCGGTAAGCTTGCCCTCTTTCGAACCGGAACTGTTTCGGTCTGGTCCTCCTTTGAGCACCCAACTGATACGATCGTGCCGTCCCAGAACTTCACTACCGCTATGTCTCTGCGCTCTGGGTCTTACACCCTTCGTCTTCTTTCTTCTGGCAATCTCACACTAAGTTGGAATGGGAGCATCAAATATTACAATCAAGGTTTGAATTCCTCTTATAATGCTAACATAACTTCTCCGAGTTTAGGAATACAGAGCATCGGGATTGTATCGATTTACGATCCTCGTTTGCCTGATGGGGCTATCTTTGCTTATAGCAATGATTATGCTGAAAATAGAGATACGCTGAGGTTCCTGAGGTTGGATGATGATGGGAATTTAAGGATTTATAGCTCTGATAGAGGGAGTGGGACTCGAGTTGTGAGATGGGCAGCTGTTGAGGACCAATGTCAGGTTTTTGGCTTCTGCGGAAATATGGGAATTTGTAGTTATAATGATACGAACCCGATTTGCGAGTGCCCGTCTCAGAACTTCGAGCCGGTTGATCCAAAGGATAGTAGGCAAGGTTGTAAGAGGAAGGTGGAGACAGCGGATTGTCCGGGGAATGCGACCATGTTGGATATGGAACACACGGTGTTCTTAACATACCCACCGGAGACAGAGTCGCAGATTTTCTTTGTGGGTATAGCGGCCTGTAGATCAAATTGTCTTGTGAATCCGAGTTGCGATGCTTCCACTTCTTTGTCGGATGGGACAGGGCTGTGTTATTACAAGACGCCGGTTTTTATTAGCGGCTATCAGAGTCCTGCAGTGCCTAGCACTTCGTATGTCAAGGTTTGCTCACCAGTGGATCCCAACCCATCGCCTTCTGCACAGGTTGTTGGGGAGAGCAGCGGCTGGAGGATGCATCCATGGGTTGTGGCTACTGTGGTTATAGGCACCATTTTCGGTTTGATTGCCTTGGAGGGTAGTTTGTGGTGGTGGTGTTGTAGAAATAGCCCCAAGTTTGGAGGATTTTCAGCTCAGTACGCTCTTCTTGAGTATGCTTCTGGTGCCCCAGTTCAGTTCACGTTCAAGGAGCTCCAACGCTCAACCAAAGGATTCAAGGAGAAGCTTGGAGCTGGAGGATTTGGGGCTGTGTACAGAGGGATTCTTGCTAATAGAACGGTTGTTGCAGTCAAGCAACTTGAGGGTATTGAGCAGGGAGAGAAACAGTTTAGAATGGAGGTTGCAACTATAAGTAGCACCCATCATTTGAATTTGGTGAGGTTGATTGGTTTTTGCTCTGAAGGGCGTCACAGACTTCTAGTATACGAGTTCATGAAAAATGGGTCTCTTGATAGTTTCCTTTTCATGTCGGAAGATCAGTCGGTAAAGTTGTTGAATTGGGAGTCCCGGTTCAACATTGCCCTTGGAACTGCAAAGGGAATCACATACCTTCATGAGGAGTGTCGAGACTGCATTGTCCACTGTGATATAAAACCGGAAAATATTCTCATGGATGAGAACTATACTGCCAAAGTCTCAGATTTTGGTCTTGCCAAACTGGTTAATCCAAAGGACCACAGGTACCGAACCTTGACAAGCATCAGAGGTACAAGAGGATATTTGGCACCAGAATGGCTGGCAAATCTTCCGATAACCTCAAAATctgatatttatagttatggTATGGTTCTCTTGGAGATAGTGAGTGGGAGACGGAATTTTGAAGTATCTGCAGAAACCAATCGGAAAAAGTTCTCTGTGTGGGCATatgaagagtttgagaaaggTAACGTTAATGGAATTCTTGACGGAAGGCTGGCAGACCAAGAGATCGATATGACGCAAGTGGTGAGGGCAATTAAAGTAAGTTTTTGGTGCATCCAGGAGCAACCGTCACAGAGACCAATGATGGGGAAAGTGGTACAGATGTTAGAAGGGATTACAGAGATTGAGAGGCCAC GCCCTAACTCCATGACTGAAGGGCCTGTTAATGTAACAAGCATAAATGTCAGCAGCAACACTAGCGCTTTCTCCACCACTGCTGGTTCAGCCCTtgctccctcttcctcttcatcattCCAAAATACAGGAGTTTCACTTTATGCTCCTGGGAGGAATGTGGAGAGGGCCTCGTCAAGCCTTTTACGATCAAACTCAGACTGA